The Chiloscyllium punctatum isolate Juve2018m chromosome 15, sChiPun1.3, whole genome shotgun sequence sequence CGGTCAAGAAATGTTAAACCATCACTCGTTCACGCCCAATTCTCAGTTGCAGTGATTGTGGGAGGGCTGACAGATGTTATTAGATACAGATATGTAGTCTGGTTGCTGGTTAACATTAATAACATCAGTGAGATCTTGTATAGTGAATTGATGGATTTATTTTGAGGAGCCTCTGTCAAATGTAGACCTGACAGACTGGATAGTCTGTGGAACTACTGTAAAATGCTCATGCAATCATTTTACTCATTGTATACTAACCCATCTCAGAATAGACCGTCTCTATGCACAAGATTTTATTAACCCTTAAAATTACTGGAGTAGGTTGTAAATCATTATTTCCAAGTTAGAAACGATTGGATGCTCATAATAtaacagcttttttttaaaactttttaagTCACCTTCTGGTAACAGCAACTCACATGTACTGTTTGCGAGAAATGCCGTCTCGGAAAGGATTTGCTTATATTCAATCGCGGCAGGCCCTGACCTCAATGGTGAAAATTACATCCAAGAAAAAGCACCCAGAGCTAATTACATTTAAATTTGGAAACAGTAATGCCTCACCAGTGGAGATATTGGCTGTGGAAAGGTAAGGTTATAAATTTGCTTTTAATTTAAACTCTGATGCCAAGTAAAAATACTTCTACCTCCTATGCTAAAATCTTCATTTAAAGTGAAAGAGCTAGTTCTCTTGAAGTGTTGAGTATGCTTTTTATTTACACAAAAATCGTAACAAATTCAACTGCCTTGGCCACATTTGAAAGATAACCTTGGGAATTCTCCTGTAGATAGCATTGAAAATCAGAACAAAGGGTCAACCCCCAAGTACACAACAGAAACTGTGAGAAAAGTAACTAAGTGGAAAATTAGGAATGTACAAAATAGATCAAGTCATCAAACAAGGAGCACAGTCCTTAACTAATTCAGAACCTCGAACTAGGGGCCATAGACTCAAAATAAGGGGCATCAGATTTAGGActaagttgaggaggaacttcttcacccaaaggattgtgaacctgtggaatacTCTGCCCAATGAGGCAGTTGAGATTACCTCACTGAATGAATGTTTTCAAGGCAGAGGTAGAATTttcaacagtaaaggaattaaaggttGTGGTGAGCAAGTGGGTAGGTGAaactgagtccacaaaaagatcagccatgatcttattgaatggtcgaGCAAGTTAGATGCCTACTCCTCCTATTTCTTGTGTTCTTATGTACCATTTAATTAAATCATATTCTGAAATTTTTACTAGTAAAATAAATTTGACAACTCACTTCATTTTTCTGTGAGAACTATAAATTGGTTTAAATTCTTTTTAAAGCTTTGGTAACAGGAACAGCTTCAGGAGCACTGGATGGGGCTGGCAGTTCCAGACCTGGTAACACTAAGAAACTGTTATCCAATAGAAATTGGTGACTTAGTCACAGATTTGGACAAGAAAACGTGTCTTTAACTGCATTGATTAATTGTAATTGAAAACACCTTAATCACATTCATAATAGCTAAATATATTTCATGTATATTTATATAACATACATTCACCAGCATTCCATTGTCAAAAACACAGCATTCACAGCAACCAAAAACACTTTCACAATCTACTTTTCATCCTTCATTTGCACAGTCACTGGTAAAATAATATGCCATGTGAATTTGAGCATGGATAACCTATGTTCAATTACTGTGTCCATGActcatattttttaaaattcatcaaTCAGAAATAGCATTTACCTGGATTTCCAAAGGTGCACAAAGGATGGAATGGCTTCCTTTTGCATGTAATAATTCTGTGGTTCAATTATTTACCATACAAATGCCAGTATATGCCATAGTGTAtaccagcagatgtggttggggTGAATatattaataacatttaaaaggcttttggacaaatacatggataggaaaggtttagaaggacatgagccaagtgcagggaaatggggttaatgtggacggaagtggacattttggtcggcgtGGACCAgttttggccaaagggcctgtctccatgctgtaggactttatGAAAAGTAAACAAAATAAATTTGAACATTGGTCAGATTTTCAAACATTGTAAATGGCATCACCTTCATGCTTGTTAATGCCAAGTTGTCAGATATTTACAAGAGTTTTATTTTCAATATTTTTCTTCAGGTATTTGATACCAAATGCAGGAGATGCAACTAAAGCCATAAAACAGCAGATCATGAAAGTCCTTGATGCACTAGAAAGCTGATAAACAAAAAAAATCTCAAGATGTTGCCTTCAAAAGCTTGAGACTGAGAACACACAAGATGATGGACATTTCTCTTTGGATGATTAACCCACCAGAAGTTCTGTTTCCAGCAGAACACCAGGCGTTTGACTCAACTGATACAGATTTGTAGGTGTTCCATATAATTCTGTTATTTGGTGCACAACAAACTGGTAATTACCTGGGAATTTGAACTCTCTGAGAACTAAACTCCTAAACAACAATCTGATGTTGAAGGCAAATTGTTTGGTGCATTTGAATATTCTTAACTTATAATTGTTAATACAagtatttgttgttttttttcaaaTCGTTTGATATTAAATTTCTTTAATGGCTAACATATTTCCCTTAGATTTAATAATCACTGTATAAAAGTAACAAACTTTACCTTGGATGTTTTTGTTTATGCACCTTAATTTGAAAAAGAATCTTTTAATACAATACTAAAGGACTAATATTGTTTCCAACAGGCTTTTAGAATAAATATGCACTTGTAGAAGGCATATTCAGGTCATGCTGTCCCTGAAGATCTAGTCCCTGTGAAATTTCTGTTGCAATCTTTATTTTGTGCCTACTTCAGTAATGTCATTTTCAGTAAATTAATGTAAAAATAAAGTTTGGTGTTAAAGTATGCCACTTACTGCTGTTTATGAAACACCTGTAAATAAACTGGGAGAATTTAATCTTCATTTTAGCAATTGATCATCTGTCACTTAAAACTGCGTGCAGTATAATAAAAGGGTAATGTTAGGAATTCTAAAAGGGTAATGTTAGGAATTTCTGGTTTACAAAACACTGTCATTTCAGAGTATTAATGGCTGACTTACAACAGTATTTACAATAAATGTGTTTGCACATGTTTATTATGAGATTGCCCGAAGAAATTCAGTTTTTGACTTCATTCTGTTCAAATTGAATGATATGGCTATTCTTCCCTGTCATAATTGTTTAGTGTCAACAGTTACATGTTTATTGGCTTCATCCTTCCTGCATGCCTGCTATAAACATACTTTTATTATCCACAGAGACTGTATTTTTAATAAAACCAACTTGATCCTCTTCACTTTTTTCTTACCTGTGTGAAAGTTTGTATGAGCTTTATAATCTGTATTGTATCAGAAATGAATTTTTCCTCAATGATATTTCACTAATTACAGTATCTTGGTTGTTTCTGCAGTTACAACACTATCTTTTCAATAACTGAATTTAAATCTTCGGCtttgagagggagatagaaagatTCCCCTAAGACAAGATGCTGCTGGAAACTAGTTCAGTGGGAACTGACTAGGTTACAGTTTCCTCAGTTATATAAAATAGATGAATAGCTTTGATAAATAACTCAGGAGGTTTGCTAATTAGCTGACCTGTTTGAATCAGAGCTAAGTTAGTTAGAGCCAAGAAGCACAAAACTAACCAAATTTGCAGGTAGTGATTGTGGAGTTCCGGGTATGTGAACAATGTTTAAACATAAGACCAAACTGAACTGTGGTGACTACAGTCACGTAGCTTGCTGTCACTCATTTTTTTCAAATTGTATTATGAATAATAACTATTTGAATAAAATATCAGTGGGTGCTTAGCTGCTGTGGAGCTCTTCCCCCAGAAGGCTTCCATCTTCTAATGAAGAGAGTAGGCAAACAGATTCTTTTTAAAAGCAAGCATTTCTGATATATAACAAAGATTTATGAAACTTAACTTTGCAATGTTAGTCACTTTTTTTACTTCtacaacattttaaagtaagACAAGATTAACCACTGTAATTTGGTAGTTAACTTTGAGAAGTGTGCAGCATTGTAATTTCACCCTTCTGTTCTGATACCATTTGCCTTCCGATGTAATAATCTGAGGACTGACTGCTTCTATGCATATACTAAAATTGGATCCTCTGCCAACATAATCCATCAGTTTTGGCCAACGGAATATTTGGGAATAGCTGATTGGCAATCTTTTACTTGGGGTGGTGTTGAATTGTATGCGTATTCACAAATTTTGATGTTGCTGAAATAAAGTTTTCATTATCTGTGTCACATGAGAATTACTGCCATCATCCTAGATCAAGAAATAAATAAATCTACATTTTTGGAAAATCAGTGTATTTGTTTCATACACTACCATTCAACTAGGTAGTGTCAAATGCCTTCCAAGTTTGCAGAaattaccccccacccccaaccccaaagcAAGCCTGATCACAGAAAAAGCTACCATTCGATTCTGTATATCCAAATTATCCATCAAGTCTGAGAATTGATATCAAACTGGCTAAAGTGACATTCCTACCCATCTCCATCTAGATTCAGCTCCAACAGGGCAAACCCAACCATGTTTTCTACTTCAAGTTTACATGTTGAAAATAAGCTACCTCTGATCTCTTTCATGGAATAGTACAAGTCTGGTGCCATGGCAGAGCAGGGTTAGCATTTCTACCCTTGAGTAGAAACACATTCATTTTGCTATGAGTAGTTTGTTGTGGTGGATTTTCCGCTCTGCCTGACTAAATATCTTTTGTAGATCTTCTTGTGGTCAGTTTGTGCCTCAAGAAAATATCAGAGGCACTGCTGAGAACATTACAAAGTGCCCAGACattctcttccctgtgggtgAGATGAGTTAGCAAGCCTAGCCTTAATGCACCCAACTGCTCTGCTGACCAGAATAGAAATTAAAAGTGCAAGAAACACTTGGCCGGTCAGGTAACATCTATGTAAGGTCAAAAGTcagatgacaccagattatatgccaaccagtttatttggatccacaagcttttggagcttgtgatttcaaataaacctgttggacgacacctggtgtcatctgacttctagcattgtccaccccagtactACACCAATGCTCCATAACATCTATGTAGGaaaaatgtggaatgtttgaaccaaggctgtaatgaggtcaagagctgaaTTGCCTTGGCAAAATCTAAACAGTTACTGAACAGATGCTGCTtaataacactgttgatgaccctttccatcactttactgatgatcaagagtaaacTGGGGCAGTCATTGGCTAGATTGGATCTGTCCtggctttttgtgtacaggacaaacCTAAGCAGTTTTCCACTTCGTAAGGTAGATCCATGTCATGCAGTTGTATGGGAACAGCTTGGCTCGGAATGCTGCAAGTTCTGGACTATACATCTTCAGTACTGTTACCAGAATATCATCAGGACCCATAGCCTTTACAGTATGTGGTAgcatagtggttcagtggttgTCATTGCTGTCTCATgggacctgggttccattccacCCTCTAGCAActttctgtttggagtttgcacgttttcctgtgtctgcatgggtttcttccaggtactccgatatcctcccacagtccaaagctgtacaggttaggtgaattggccatggaaaatatTGGTGGTGTAGGTCTgggcagggattctatgattcagatTCTAcctagtgcctccaaccattccttgatattatgtggagtgaataaaattggctgaagactggcagctGTGCTGCTAAGGAGCCCTGGAGAAGATTgctgtgaattgtttaattgtccaccatcattcacaaATGGACGTGGCAGGACTAGAGACCTTAGATcggatctgttggttgtggaatcAAAAATCTTTGAATCCATCATTATGGAAGAAATAGCGAGACATCTGATAGAAATTGTCCCCTCAGGTAGATGCAGCAGGGGTTCATGAAAGGCACATTACGTTGAACTCATttactggaattttttgaggacgtTGTGTGCAGTGGACagggtgtatttggatttccagaaggcattcttCAAGTTGTTGCACAAAAggttgctgcataagataaaggtgCATGGCGTTACAGGTAACGTTTCGGCAAGGATGGAGGATTGGATAACTAACAAAGCAAAAAGTGGGATAAGTTTATTTTctggtgtcaaagtttgcagatgacactgtgtaaggggagtagccagttctcccagctcagcttttgtCTGGTTTGATTTGGGTTATGGCAGTCTtaatattcactgaaagcagtcaggcagtttgAGGCTACTGATCTAAGAAACCGCTacatgcaatctctctctctctctctctcccataaggccctgtgtttgattttacctttcgtgccaaggggtgtttatgaggactgttgcaagtatttggaacagcatcactaAATTggtataatctgttgggttttcggatagttTAAGTTTTTTGTTATTCCTTTTTTGTGTGTTTTGTTccataatcttgtaaataaattctgttttgataaaactaagtggtttgaccagctacatctctcctggaatatccacttacaCCTACTTAAAACAATTAGCAAAGTTAGGATCAGGGACTGCGCTCTTGGAATTTGAGGAGTTCttgcctggtccataacagactatataaagtgctgttgtttgatttttaactttgtccaccccaatctaaCACCGCTGTCTCCATGtcatgataaatgtgaggtcatctatATTGGTAGGGataacagcaaaatggactattatttaaatggtgaaaacttgcagcatgctgctgtgcagagggacctggctgtCCTTGTCCATGAATCTCAAAACCTTAGTTTGCAGGTAATTAAGAATGCAAatagaatattgtccttcattgctagagggatggaatTTTAAAACTAGGAGATGCAGCTGTGTGGGAGATTGTTgaagccacacctggagtagtgtgttcagttttggtctccttacttgagaaaggatgtactggcactgtagggggtgcagaagaggttcactcggttgattccagagttgagaggaTTGGCTTACATGGAGAGATTGAGTAAACTGAGACTACACATTTTGGAATTCAGAAGGAGGGAAATCTCATCTTATGGgagcatataaaattatgaagggaattgatCAGATAGAACCATGGAGGTTGTTTcaactggcaggtgaaacttgaaCAAGGTGACAAAGCATCAAAATAAGGGGGACCAGATTTCAGACTGAGCTgtggaggaatgtcttcacccaaagggttgtgaatttgTGGCCTGGAGGGGCCATATGGtgtattcctgctcctatttcttacgttcttaaaTTTAACTATCACTGGGGGCTTGTGCTGTTTGGCTACAAGAGGGTAACATCTCATTTTTTAGGTATGCCAGGTGCTGCTCCTAACATATCTGCTGCACTCTTCTTTGAACCcaaggttgatcccctggcttgattgTGATGAATGAGCAGGGAATACACTGGATCATGAGGTTGAAGATTGTATTGGAGAaggattctgctgctgttgttgtcaACTCCCAATGCCTCATGGATGACCTGCCAAGTTGCTAGACCTGTTCAAAGTCAGTACCACCAAGCAGTGATAGTGGCACACATCACCTAATAGGATATTCCCAATGTTAAGAGTTGACTAGATCTCCAAGTGGAGCATGTAGCTGCCACTTTTATTGATACTGACGTGGACAGTTGTTTCTGTTGCAGACAGAGGCGAGAGGGAGAGCAAGTATGTTtttctcttgttggttcccttgcCATCTGCTATGGACCTAGTCTAGCAATGGCACAGCTTAGGACCGAACTAGTTTTGTTGCTGCTAAACCACTTTTGGTGTTGGccattgaaatcctccacccagagtacattcagTATTCTTGTTACCCTCagtggttcctccaagattattCAACATGGAGGTTGATAGAGTCATCAGCTAAGGGAAGATaatacatggtaatcagcagaagGTTTTCTCATCCCTAATGTCTTGAGACTTAGATATCTGGAGTAAATATGGCACACTGATCCTGAATGTTTTCTGGAAGTGGAGGTATTCTACATCCACCATTTCTTTTGTTAGCTCTAGTGCTGATTTATGAGTTCAGAATTAATTCTATCAGGCCTACTACTATACTACATTTTTAAGCTTTTCAGTACAATTCAGTCAATACAGTCTGCCTGGCTGTCAgtcaggcttttgacaaggtcttgCAAAGCCAACTGGTTAGAGTCAAGAGCTGCAAGGATCCAGATTAAATAACATCAAAACTTAGTCACAGATTATCATCCTCTATTTCCTGCCACCAAGCTAAACAGCTAGTGTCCAGTACTGTTACAGGATTCAGAGCTAAAACTCCTGTTTGCATTGTGATGACTTGAATGGAGGTGGTAGTTGGAGAGCTggtggcctagtggcattatcacaATAAACTTTGAATTATTCAATTCAAATGCCACTAAAGTTGAACAATGACCAAGAAACACCTGACAATCAGAAAGACTATCTGATCTACTACACCATTTAGGAAAATAAACTTGATTGTTCTGGTCTACATATgactagacccacagcaattagtTGAGTAAATCACTTTTTGGGCAGGCAattagccagcaacacccacatcccaagaatAAACAGTTTGCAGAGGACATTTAAAAGTTTGATGATAACTAGCAAGGAGGTCATAGATGACAATATAAACTGGctgaagtggcaaatggaatttaatccttaaagattagattccccacagaatagaaacaaacccttcaccccaacaagtccacaacgaccctttaagagtaacccacccagacccattcccctgccctatactGCAggtaacattatgggcaatttaggatggccaattcacttgatctgcacattttttgactgtgggaagaaatcagagcaaacccacagacacaaggagaatgtgcaaactccacactgatagttgccagaggctggaattgaacttggatccatggcactgtgaggcaggttgtgtgaccacctgatgaaggagcagcactccaaaagtaaacctgttggatcataacctggtgttgtgatttttaacctagtaCCCTAGGATGTCCACAGGACATCCCTTATTTACATAATCTCTTGTATCTCTCCAGGAAAGGGGTGTTCAACATAAAAGTATGTAGTTACAAGCTGAATGATAGTAGTAGGCAGATCGAATTTCCTTGCCTTGAAATCATTTATTTTACAGCAACCACAAATCATCCTCTAATAAAGATTTCACTAAGTGAAATATTCCTGCTGTAACGATTAGACTTAAAATTCAACTTTTGCCATAAGCCTCCTACTTCAGGTGAGGCCTACTATTAAGTTTAAAACAGATAGGCCTACCATCAActgccatttttttaaaaattcaatttcAAAAACCCAGATAGAATTGCCTTTAAAATAGACCTCCACTAAGTCATCCCTTAACGTCAATTACATGCCAGTGAAAACCAGTCTGGCAGGAGGTCAACCCTGAACAAGACAGAGGTGCAGTTAGGAATTGACGATTTAAGGAAAAAACACCAGACAattagaacaaaaaaaaacttaatttagAACTAAAAAGGGTCTATTATATTTTAAACACTAAACCTAGATTGCTGGGATTGGTTGGAAGTGCTCAACTACAAACAAAACCCCAGCAAGCTATTGGAGTGTATAGAAAATCTGAAGTAACCAGGCTACGAGATTCCtgcttaaaaataaaacaaagaacctcggatgctggaagtcagaaacagaggCAAGAACAAATTATTATATAACctcagatctagcagcatctgtggagaaagagcaATTAGCGTTAAGGTCGAGTTACCTCTCCAGGGAGATTCATGTCAAATTGATTCGAAATGTGTCAAGATCAGGTcataaaaaggtaaaaacaaaggtctgcagatgctggataccaaattctggagtagagtagtgctggaaaagcacagctgttcaggcaacatccgaggagcagtaaaatagacgtttcgggcaaaagcccttcattaggaataaaggcagagagcctggagGGGAAAAGCCTCATttaatctctccacccttcaggcactctgcctgtattcctgttgaagggcttttacccgaaacgtctattttactgcccctcagatgctgtctgaactgctgtgcttttccagcaccactactccAGAATCAGGTCAGAACAGCCCGACTAGGAGAAGAACACAATACAGAACGATGTGGAAAAATGAACTCATTTGTTTATTGCAATAAAAGAGCAGACGAGATTCAAATCAGCAAacgaatttaaaaaaaaagaaaaaaaagtcacACTGCACTAAAAAAGGTCGTTAAAATTGTCactaaacagaaaaaaaaagctatTGCATCAAAAGAATGAAATCGTGATTGTAGAAGAGTCTAAACGCGGGGGAGGGAGTGTTTGCAggtcaatgaggatgagcagcTGGAAGTGGCGGGAATACTGTGGACCGACTATATTTATCAACGCTGATATGCAAATGAGGGATAGCAAACGCCGCCAAATCCTATTGGTCTATATTCAAACTACGAGCAAGCCAATCAGAAGCGAAACACTTTGACGATCTCCTCACATCTCTTGGACACCCCCAAGACGGACCCCGAATCGCCGAAACACAAGCCAAGCGCACTACCGAAGCCAACACTTCTACCGacgaaattttaaaaaatactatCACAAAGTCCGTCTTAAATGAGGGCTGGAACGGGGCCTTTTAACCGCCGAATCCATACAGAGTGCGGCCTTGTCTCTTTAAGGCGTACACCACATCCATGGCGGTCACCGTCTTCCTCTTGGCGTGCTCGGTGTAAGTGACCGCGTCCCGGATCACGTTCTCCAGGAAGACCTTCAGGACACCCCGGGTCTCCTCGTAGATTAGGCCGGAGATTCTCTTCACTCCGCCTCGCCTCGCCAGCCGGCGGATGGCCGGTTTGGTGATCCCCTGGATGTTATCTCGGAGCACTTTGCGGTGACGTTTGGCGCCTCCTTTGCCCAGTCCCTTGCCGCCTTTACCACGTCCCGACATGCTGCACTATAACCACGCTCAACCAACCAAACAGCCGATAACAACAACTACGACCGCAGACTGAGGCACAAGCCCTTTCTTCTCAAAGAGAGCTTGAGCTGAAGCGGACCTGGGTGTAATACCCGCACTGACGTCACCGCCCTGTTGTGTTCCCGCCTCCAAATGTTTCAATTTCCAGCCCAATCCGGAAATAGGGAGTTGATTGATTGTCTTCTCTATTCTTTCCAGCTTCATTTTGTACTGTAGAAAAACTGGACTGTCATCAAGAGTAAGGAAACTTTGTAGAAGCGAGATTTACAGATTATCTAGCCTGGTCCAGGTTGGTTATTTTTAAGTCGTATATTTTAAAAGTGAAGGCGGGTAACTGCATCCGGTAGGTAAAACATTCGGGTAATCAAAGGTCGGACGTGTAAATCAGAACGCATGGAGGCATGCGGGGTGAATAGGGAACGCAATATGTAAAATGTCGGTGGCAATAAATTCAGCAGTTACTTGCAGGAGGAAATTGGGTGAATACTGGAAGGGAGAAAATGTAGATTCGTGGGGCTGATTGGAGAGCTGTTTGAAATAAGTATTACAGCGATGCTGTCCAGTAGGGTTATGCTACACAGCATGACAAAACGGTTGTTGGGAAAATATTAGGATCTATTATAAAGGGTGTGATAATTCGACACTTCGAAAAGGATGGTAAAGTT is a genomic window containing:
- the LOC140486383 gene encoding histone H4, which gives rise to MSGRGKGGKGLGKGGAKRHRKVLRDNIQGITKPAIRRLARRGGVKRISGLIYEETRGVLKVFLENVIRDAVTYTEHAKRKTVTAMDVVYALKRQGRTLYGFGG